A region of the Candidatus Eisenbacteria bacterium genome:
GACCTCGGTCTTGTAACGCGTCTGCCCTTCCTTGTCCTGCCACGAGCGCGTCTCGAGACGCCCCTCGACGTAGACCTGCTTTCCCTTCGTGAGGTAGCGCTCGCAAATCTCCGCGAGCTTGGCCCAGGCGACGATCGAATGCCACTCGGTCTTCTCCTGGCGCTGCCCGTCCTGCCCGGTCCAGTTGCGCGAGGTCGCGAGTCTGAAGTTCGCGACGCGCTGCCCGCCGGGCGTGGTGCGGACCTCCGGGTCCGATCCAAGATTTCCTACCAGGATGACCTTGTTCACTCCTGCCACGTTACACCCCCAATGCGATGAAGTTTGTGTCGGGGCTTTCCTGGACGATAGGCCGCCGCGCGCGCCGCGTCAAGCGGGCCTCTTTCGGGGCTCGCGCCCGGAGCCGGAGGCCCGTTTTGCGCCGCGGGCCGCTTCGATTGACGCTCCGGGGCGGCGGCGGTTACAGTGGCCTCGAGGCGCCGGTCATGACCGGGGCGTAGCGCAGCCCGGTAGCGCACCTGCCTTGGGCGCAGGGGGTCGGAGGTTCAAATCCTCTCGCCCCGATTCTCGCCGGCGCCGCCTTATCCCCTACTTGGAACCTGCACGACCGGGCTTCCTGCCCCCCACCCCTTGCGAGAGCGCACGCTTCGCTGCTTCCCGGACTCCGAAGGCGTCGGCGAGCCCGGGGTTATACGCAAGGGCGCTGTCCGCGGCGTCCCGGGCCTGACCGAACTCTCCCAGCGTAAGGCTCGCTCGCGCGAGGTCGTTCCACGCGTTCGCGGCGCCCGCCGTGTCTCCTCGCCACTGTCTCCGCACGGCGAGCCTCAAGGTCTCGGCCGCGGCCGCCGTTCTCCCCTGATTCAGCGCGATCGAGCCGAGATCGGCCAGCGGCGGCGCGTAGTCGGGATAGGCCGTTGCACAGCGAAGCGCCATCTCCCGCGCGTCCTCGTCCAGCCCCGAGGCGAGGAACCCGCGCTCCGCCGCGACCAGGACGGTGGGGTTGAGCGGGTCAAGGGCTACCGCGCGTAGAAAGGCCTGCCGGACTTCATTCATTGAATTCGGCTGGGGTCTCATCGCTGCCTGAGCCGACGCCACGCTCGCGAGAAGGACCCCCGTGTCTCCATCCTCGGGCGCGGCCCGGACGGAATTCATGAGCGCGCCGCGCGCGCGAACGAAAGAATCCCACCTTTGGTCGGGGTCGTGCCCCACGAGCCCTTCGTAGAAAAGCGAGCGCCCGAGCTCGGTGTAGTATCGTGGATCCCACGGGGCGGTTGCCGCCGCGCGGGCGAGAAGGTCCTCGCGCTGGCGACTCCCGGCCGGATAGCGCAGGCCCTCGGCGAGAGAGATCTCGGCGCGGAGCGGCTTCGCGACAAGCGAAAGCCATACGGCTCCCGCGACCGCGGCCCCGACCGCGAAGTGCCAGACCGAGCGCGGCGAGGCCGTCGCGCCCGACGTGTGCGCGGAGCCGCCCGCCTCCTGCTCCGCATCCGCGAGCCACGCCGCACGCGCCGCCCAGCCGGCGAGCGCGGCAGCGAGCGAGCTGGTCGCGACCGTCGCGAACCCGACCAGACTCGGCACGGCATAGCCCACGAGCGCGGCACCGGCCGCGACCGCGGCGCCGCGCGCTTCGGGACTCCCGCGGCGCGCCACACGCCACACCGCCCGAGCCGCGAAGAGCGCGATCGCCAGCGCCGCAAGGCCTCCGAGAATTCCTTGGGTCGCGAGGATCTGGATCGCATCGCTATGGGCTTTCGCCGGCGTGCCGCCCCATTCGAGCTCGGTCAGCCTGGAGGTTCGATAGCGAGGAAACGCGGCGAGATAGGCATCGACGCCGACACCCAGCGCGGGATGGTCCTCGACCATCCGGATCCCGGCGCGCCACAGCTCGACGCGTGTCCGGGAGGTCGGGGCGCTGAGATCGGTGAGCTGGCGGGCGCGGTCGAGAAACGGGCCTCTCATCGGCGTGACGAGG
Encoded here:
- a CDS encoding single-stranded DNA-binding protein; the protein is MAGVNKVILVGNLGSDPEVRTTPGGQRVANFRLATSRNWTGQDGQRQEKTEWHSIVAWAKLAEICERYLTKGKQVYVEGRLETRSWQDKEGQTRYKTEVICETMQMLGRAGERNGEPAMDAPPRGGAPEESLSPAGGTADDDLPF